One window of the Lipingzhangella halophila genome contains the following:
- a CDS encoding rhodanese-like domain-containing protein produces the protein MFDSPVPALDVGSVPGDGYLLDVREHDEWQAGHAPGAVHIPLHELAQRAGEVPREQQVYVVCRSGGRSAQAVRALNDAGWQAANVTGGMQAWALAGREMTSENEADPQVI, from the coding sequence GTGTTTGATTCGCCAGTGCCGGCGCTTGATGTCGGATCGGTTCCGGGCGATGGTTACCTGCTCGATGTCCGCGAGCACGACGAGTGGCAGGCCGGACACGCGCCCGGGGCCGTGCACATTCCCCTGCACGAACTCGCCCAGCGCGCGGGAGAGGTCCCGCGTGAGCAGCAGGTCTACGTGGTCTGTCGCTCGGGTGGCCGCTCCGCGCAGGCCGTGCGGGCTCTCAACGACGCCGGCTGGCAGGCCGCCAACGTCACCGGCGGCATGCAGGCGTGGGCGCTCGCTGGCCGCGAGATGACGAGTGAGAACGAGGCCGATCCTCAGGTTATCTGA
- a CDS encoding PAS domain-containing sensor histidine kinase, producing the protein MSCDRAPLNADTVLAFSADAIVAVDSELRAAVWNPAAERMFGWSAEEVLGTAPPIVPEELLAEHHAVLEQVRAGGPLSIVSRRLRRDGNVIDVRIDTSCLFDHDGEVSGWMSVFHAYEDANRVQAHMAERVRLVRRLTDVVADINADLDLRTVLDRIAHSLTELTGADAGGFVLIEDDQLRLVSLTQLSDHLHGYTAPLESSLFGELLRSGKTVLLATDDTRSLNDLIWADLDGLHTIALGVSNVQGRPYGALYALYSRRKVGHIELELLELLAAHAGVALGNAMAYQEMVRQRAYEHAVVDSSADGIAVLDASGRIRKWNRAAAEITGCSASDIVGGRLPFPLPVDRDEPLKHRLDSGRWLEILTTDIPETDERVIDFRDISEAKALEEEKDLFLATASHELRTPITAVQGFASTLSQRWDQFDDDSRRSAVGTIAERSSALARLVENLLLGSVAGSGELNVGSDPFDLRRVLREITAAFRPFSDRHRLLLQLPDQLPAVAGDPVATDVIMGQLVENAFKYSPDGGTVVVRASYDCDSVVVNVEDEGIGISPGDEERIFGRFVQGEAGDRRRFGGIGLGLYIVRRLARAQGGDVTAHAGEQGARMRLTLPTPAVSVPESAPSRADQDANDGPEHR; encoded by the coding sequence GTGAGCTGCGACCGTGCCCCCCTCAACGCCGATACCGTGCTGGCGTTCTCGGCCGATGCGATCGTCGCCGTCGACTCCGAGCTCCGCGCCGCGGTGTGGAATCCCGCTGCGGAGCGGATGTTCGGCTGGTCAGCCGAGGAGGTTCTGGGCACCGCTCCGCCGATTGTTCCCGAGGAGCTGCTCGCGGAGCACCACGCTGTGTTGGAACAGGTCCGTGCCGGCGGGCCATTGTCGATCGTGAGCCGGCGGCTCCGGCGCGACGGAAACGTCATCGACGTCCGGATCGACACCAGCTGCCTGTTCGACCATGACGGCGAGGTGTCGGGTTGGATGAGCGTTTTCCACGCCTACGAGGACGCCAACCGGGTCCAGGCGCACATGGCCGAGCGGGTGCGCCTGGTCCGCCGGCTGACCGACGTCGTCGCCGACATCAACGCCGACCTTGACCTCCGCACGGTGCTCGACCGCATCGCCCACAGCCTCACCGAGCTGACCGGCGCCGACGCCGGAGGCTTCGTGCTCATTGAGGACGACCAGCTCCGGCTGGTCAGCCTCACCCAGCTCTCGGACCACCTGCACGGTTACACCGCGCCGCTGGAGTCCAGCCTTTTCGGTGAGCTCCTCCGCAGCGGCAAGACTGTGCTGCTGGCCACCGACGACACCCGCAGCCTCAACGACCTCATCTGGGCCGATCTCGACGGCCTGCACACCATCGCGCTCGGCGTCTCCAATGTGCAGGGGCGCCCCTACGGTGCCCTGTACGCGCTCTACAGCAGACGCAAGGTCGGCCACATCGAGCTGGAGCTGCTCGAACTGCTGGCCGCGCACGCCGGGGTGGCACTCGGCAATGCCATGGCCTACCAGGAGATGGTGCGGCAACGCGCGTATGAGCACGCGGTGGTCGACTCCAGCGCCGACGGCATCGCCGTGCTCGATGCCTCCGGCCGGATACGCAAGTGGAACCGCGCCGCGGCCGAGATCACCGGCTGTTCGGCCAGTGACATCGTCGGCGGTCGACTGCCGTTCCCGTTGCCGGTCGACCGCGACGAGCCGCTCAAGCATCGGCTCGACAGCGGCCGTTGGTTGGAGATCCTCACCACCGATATCCCCGAGACCGACGAGCGCGTGATCGATTTCCGCGACATCAGCGAGGCCAAGGCGCTGGAGGAGGAGAAGGACCTCTTCCTCGCGACCGCCAGCCACGAGCTGCGTACCCCCATCACGGCCGTACAGGGATTCGCCAGCACGCTGAGCCAGCGTTGGGACCAGTTCGACGACGACTCCCGGCGCAGCGCGGTCGGCACCATCGCCGAACGGTCCAGTGCGCTCGCGCGGTTGGTGGAGAACCTGCTCCTCGGGTCGGTCGCCGGCAGTGGCGAGTTGAACGTCGGCAGCGACCCGTTCGACCTGCGGCGCGTGTTGCGGGAGATCACCGCGGCGTTCCGCCCGTTCTCCGACCGGCACCGGCTCCTACTGCAGTTGCCCGACCAGCTCCCGGCTGTCGCGGGAGACCCGGTCGCCACCGATGTCATCATGGGCCAGCTTGTGGAGAACGCGTTCAAGTACTCGCCCGACGGCGGCACCGTTGTGGTCCGGGCCTCCTACGACTGCGACAGCGTGGTGGTCAACGTCGAGGACGAGGGCATCGGCATCTCCCCGGGAGACGAGGAGCGGATCTTCGGGCGGTTCGTGCAGGGCGAGGCCGGCGACCGCCGCAGGTTCGGCGGGATCGGACTGGGGCTCTACATCGTCCGCAGGCTCGCCAGAGCGCAGGGAGGCGATGTCACCGCACATGCCGGCGAGCAGGGCGCGCGGATGAGACTCACCTTGCCCACCCCCGCCGTTTCGGTTCCCGAATCCGCGCCAAGCAGGGCGGATCAGGACGCGAACGACGGTCCGGAACACCGATAA
- a CDS encoding ATP-binding protein, translating into MDVSSPLLLPRAPASVTNARRSLCADLEAAGVDDAAVSDALLVLSELLSNALRHAAPLPDPFPPDSVRVTWTVREGDRVPGAAGSIEIAVCDGGGSSLPRIARPSISALGGRGLGIVERVADRWGTEVDDRITTVWAVLPVQAESSAEPDGAAAGTSDSAPARSEDREHWARAANRRARGRQVSPNYGFLIAGS; encoded by the coding sequence ATGGACGTGTCGAGCCCCTTACTGTTGCCGCGCGCGCCGGCGAGCGTGACGAACGCGCGCCGGAGCCTCTGTGCTGACCTTGAGGCGGCGGGAGTCGACGATGCCGCGGTCAGTGACGCTCTCCTGGTGCTGAGCGAACTGCTGAGCAACGCCCTCCGGCACGCCGCACCCTTACCCGACCCGTTTCCTCCCGACTCGGTCCGGGTGACGTGGACGGTGCGAGAGGGCGACCGTGTCCCCGGTGCGGCGGGCAGCATCGAGATCGCCGTCTGCGATGGCGGGGGGTCCTCCCTGCCCAGGATCGCCCGGCCCTCGATATCGGCGCTGGGCGGCCGCGGGCTGGGGATCGTGGAGCGTGTCGCGGACCGGTGGGGGACCGAGGTCGACGACCGGATCACCACGGTTTGGGCGGTCCTGCCCGTCCAGGCTGAGTCGTCCGCCGAGCCCGATGGAGCCGCGGCGGGAACGAGTGACTCCGCGCCGGCTCGCTCCGAGGACCGCGAGCACTGGGCGCGCGCCGCCAACCGCCGGGCGCGCGGACGGCAGGTTTCCCCGAATTACGGATTCCTAATCGCCGGATCGTGA
- a CDS encoding STAS domain-containing protein: protein MELKISSQSHAHYVIVAVRGEIDLYTAPQLRSEFVHALDNGARRLIVDMSRVEFCDSTGISVLLSAMKRSREKGGDLILVAPNPAVTKILEVTGLDAVFSVHESIDALSAAAGSNTAG, encoded by the coding sequence GTGGAGTTGAAGATCTCGAGTCAATCTCATGCACATTACGTAATCGTAGCCGTACGTGGTGAGATTGATCTTTATACGGCACCGCAGCTACGCAGTGAATTCGTGCACGCGCTGGATAACGGAGCGCGTCGCCTGATTGTCGACATGTCGCGGGTGGAGTTCTGTGACTCCACCGGGATAAGTGTTCTGCTGTCCGCCATGAAGCGATCGCGGGAGAAGGGCGGAGACCTCATCCTCGTTGCTCCGAACCCGGCGGTCACGAAGATTCTTGAGGTCACGGGGCTCGATGCCGTCTTCAGCGTCCACGAGTCGATCGATGCGCTCTCTGCCGCCGCGGGGTCGAACACAGCCGGGTAG
- a CDS encoding DUF4446 family protein — translation MFTITTILAAIGALLGLGGLALGGYSYLWARTAIGDFHALVHRQLPENSGVDTRAVRDVAVVRYDALEEMSGARSFSLAILNAVGDGVVVTSINGRTESRTYAKTIEGGEAAEALSPEEYRAIRSARMGQGPGRAPGSDDGAATAPASGGEPGPVVGQPEDLGASGSSVRPLGRVSNEAAQQREVPETAH, via the coding sequence GTGTTCACTATTACCACGATTCTGGCCGCTATCGGTGCTCTGCTCGGTCTGGGTGGACTGGCGCTCGGGGGGTATTCCTACCTCTGGGCCAGGACCGCTATCGGCGATTTCCACGCCCTTGTCCACCGGCAACTGCCCGAAAACAGCGGCGTTGACACCCGTGCGGTCCGCGACGTGGCCGTTGTCCGTTACGACGCGTTGGAGGAGATGTCGGGGGCCCGATCCTTCTCCCTGGCCATCCTGAACGCCGTCGGTGACGGCGTGGTCGTGACCTCCATCAACGGCCGAACCGAGTCGCGCACCTACGCAAAAACAATCGAGGGCGGCGAGGCGGCCGAGGCGCTGTCGCCAGAGGAGTACCGCGCGATCCGTTCCGCCCGGATGGGACAGGGGCCGGGAAGGGCGCCCGGTTCCGACGACGGCGCCGCTACGGCCCCGGCCTCCGGTGGAGAACCCGGTCCGGTCGTGGGGCAGCCGGAGGATCTCGGCGCCTCCGGCTCGTCGGTGCGTCCGCTCGGCCGCGTCTCCAACGAGGCGGCACAGCAACGCGAGGTGCCCGAGACAGCCCATTAG
- the pheA gene encoding prephenate dehydratase translates to MPNQYAYLGPAGTFSEAALRTLLPEAPVGTMVPCIGVDAVFTAVREGRVDGGVVPLENSVEGGVTATIAELINGAPVMITAEVAVPVEFTLFAREGVALADIKRVATHPHALAQCRDWLAANLPDAETYSVSSTAAAAQAVAEPGSQYDAAVSARIGGERYGLHAVAEGVGDHSAAATRFIYVERPGPPPAPTGADRTSFVAFISDDHPGALIELLNQFAMRGVNLTRLESRPTGGGLGKYCFCIDAEGHVEEARVGEALMGMRRIGTEVRFLGSYPRADGDTSPTPLRPPRRTSNDDFHEAERWLTRIRSGDVS, encoded by the coding sequence ATGCCCAACCAATACGCGTATCTCGGTCCAGCGGGTACGTTCAGCGAGGCCGCGCTTCGGACGCTTCTGCCCGAGGCTCCGGTCGGGACGATGGTGCCGTGCATTGGGGTTGACGCGGTCTTCACAGCGGTTCGCGAGGGCCGCGTCGACGGCGGCGTGGTTCCGCTGGAGAACTCCGTTGAGGGCGGTGTCACCGCCACCATCGCCGAGCTCATCAACGGAGCACCGGTGATGATCACGGCCGAGGTCGCGGTACCGGTCGAGTTCACACTCTTCGCGCGCGAGGGTGTCGCCCTCGCCGACATCAAGCGGGTGGCCACGCACCCGCACGCGCTCGCGCAGTGCCGCGACTGGCTGGCCGCTAACCTGCCCGACGCCGAGACGTACAGCGTCTCCTCCACCGCCGCGGCCGCCCAGGCGGTCGCCGAACCGGGATCGCAGTACGACGCGGCCGTGTCGGCGCGGATAGGTGGGGAGCGCTACGGACTGCACGCCGTGGCCGAGGGAGTGGGCGACCACTCCGCCGCCGCGACCCGGTTCATCTACGTCGAGCGGCCCGGCCCGCCGCCCGCTCCCACCGGCGCCGACCGGACCTCGTTCGTCGCGTTCATCAGCGACGACCACCCCGGGGCGCTCATCGAGCTGCTCAACCAGTTTGCGATGCGCGGGGTGAACCTGACCCGCCTGGAATCCCGACCCACCGGCGGTGGCCTGGGCAAGTACTGTTTCTGCATCGATGCCGAAGGGCACGTCGAGGAGGCCCGGGTCGGCGAGGCGCTGATGGGGATGCGTCGGATCGGCACCGAGGTCAGGTTCCTCGGTAGCTACCCGCGCGCCGACGGCGACACCTCTCCCACGCCCCTCCGGCCGCCGCGGCGCACGAGTAACGATGATTTCCACGAAGCTGAGCGCTGGCTGACCCGAATCCGCTCGGGCGACGTCAGCTAG
- the serS gene encoding serine--tRNA ligase, which yields MIDLRALREHGPEPLRASQRARGEDEGVADQLLDLDARRRSALTRFETLRAEQKSVGKAVSKASPEERDDLLTQAKTLAADVKEAEAEAERLAGELDEVLTGIPNIVEEGTPAGGVDDFRVFEKVGAPRELDFTPRDHLELGEILGAIDTERGTKVSGARFYFLTGVGAMLELGLLNMAMQQAIASGFTPMIPPVLVKPETMEGTGYLGAHSDEVYHLPADDLYLVGTSEVPLAGYHADEILSADALPHRYIGWSSCFRREAGSYGKDTRGIIRVHQFNKVEMFVFCHPDQAHDEHLRLLAWEREMLEKLELPYRVVDIAAGDLGSSAARKYDCEAWLPTQGRYREVTSTSNCTDFQSRRLNVRYRAEDGKPRFAATLNGTLATTRWIVAILENHQRADGSVVVPEALRPFVGRDILEPVNG from the coding sequence GTGATCGACCTTCGCGCTCTGAGAGAACACGGCCCTGAACCGCTCCGCGCCTCGCAGCGAGCACGCGGCGAGGACGAGGGTGTCGCCGACCAGCTTCTCGACCTCGACGCCCGCCGCCGTTCCGCCTTGACGCGCTTCGAGACCCTGCGCGCGGAGCAGAAGAGTGTCGGCAAGGCGGTCTCCAAGGCCTCGCCGGAGGAGCGCGACGACCTCCTCACCCAAGCCAAGACCCTTGCCGCCGACGTCAAGGAGGCCGAGGCGGAGGCCGAACGGCTCGCGGGTGAGCTCGACGAGGTACTCACCGGCATCCCGAACATCGTCGAGGAGGGGACCCCGGCCGGCGGTGTGGACGACTTCCGGGTCTTCGAGAAGGTCGGCGCGCCCCGCGAGCTCGATTTCACCCCCCGCGACCACCTGGAACTGGGCGAGATCCTTGGCGCCATCGACACCGAACGAGGCACCAAGGTCTCGGGCGCGCGCTTCTACTTCCTCACGGGCGTGGGCGCGATGCTGGAACTCGGCCTGCTGAACATGGCGATGCAGCAGGCGATCGCCAGCGGGTTCACTCCGATGATTCCGCCGGTCCTGGTCAAACCCGAGACCATGGAGGGGACCGGGTACCTGGGCGCCCATTCCGACGAGGTCTACCACCTGCCGGCCGACGACCTCTATCTCGTGGGGACCTCCGAGGTGCCGCTCGCCGGGTACCACGCGGACGAGATCCTTTCCGCGGATGCGCTGCCGCACCGTTACATCGGGTGGTCGTCGTGCTTCCGCAGGGAAGCCGGATCGTACGGCAAGGACACCCGCGGGATCATCCGCGTGCACCAGTTCAACAAGGTGGAGATGTTCGTCTTCTGCCACCCTGACCAGGCACACGATGAGCATCTGCGGCTGCTGGCCTGGGAGCGCGAGATGCTGGAAAAGCTTGAGCTGCCTTACCGGGTTGTCGACATCGCCGCCGGCGATTTGGGCAGCAGCGCGGCGCGGAAGTACGACTGCGAGGCGTGGCTGCCGACCCAGGGTCGCTACCGCGAAGTAACCTCCACGTCGAACTGCACGGACTTCCAGTCGCGCCGGCTGAACGTGCGCTACCGCGCCGAGGACGGCAAGCCGCGCTTCGCCGCCACGCTGAACGGAACCCTGGCCACCACCCGGTGGATCGTTGCCATCCTGGAGAACCACCAGCGAGCGGACGGATCGGTCGTGGTGCCCGAGGCGCTGCGGCCGTTCGTGGGCCGCGACATCCTGGAGCCGGTGAACGGGTAG
- a CDS encoding bacterial proteasome activator family protein, with product MGNGTNEEQQPQVLVVGPGAPGSEGQGEDTDQENAATERAVTEQVEQPAKVMRIGSMIRQLLEEVKAAPLDEASRARLKEIHTSSIKELEDGLAPELIEELDRLALPFTEESAPSEAELRVAQAQLVGWLEGLFHGIQTTLFAQQMAARSQLENMRKALPSGMSPSQEEQGQQVPRPGSGPYL from the coding sequence ATGGGTAACGGAACCAACGAAGAACAACAACCGCAGGTCCTGGTGGTCGGCCCGGGGGCGCCGGGCTCCGAGGGACAGGGCGAGGACACCGATCAGGAGAACGCTGCGACCGAGCGCGCCGTAACCGAGCAGGTTGAGCAACCCGCGAAGGTTATGCGCATCGGCAGCATGATCCGGCAGCTTCTCGAAGAGGTGAAGGCGGCGCCGCTCGACGAAGCGAGCCGCGCCCGGCTCAAGGAGATCCACACCAGTTCGATCAAGGAGCTCGAAGACGGCCTGGCGCCGGAGCTTATCGAGGAACTGGACCGTCTCGCCCTGCCGTTCACCGAGGAGTCCGCTCCGAGCGAGGCCGAGTTGCGCGTCGCCCAGGCGCAGCTCGTGGGCTGGCTCGAAGGGCTGTTCCACGGGATTCAGACCACGCTCTTCGCGCAGCAGATGGCGGCGCGCTCCCAACTGGAGAACATGCGCAAGGCCCTGCCTTCGGGCATGTCCCCCTCCCAGGAAGAACAGGGCCAGCAGGTTCCCCGTCCCGGCTCGGGGCCCTACCTGTAA
- a CDS encoding NAD(P)H-quinone oxidoreductase produces MHAIVITEPGSPNVLSWTEVPDPFPSSGEVLVDIAASAVNRADINQRLGSYPPPKGAPEYPGLECSGRIAALGPGTETSGWSVGDEVCVLLSGGGYAERVAVPVGQLLPVPRGVSLVEAAALPEVACTVWSNVFMVGALRSDETLLVHGGGSGIGTFAIQLAHAHGARVVTTAGSEEKLERCRELGADVTINYRDEDFAARVKEETGGNGADVILDIMGGSYLDTNVRSLAVNGRLVIIGLMGGRSAELDLGRMLVKRLSVHATTLRARPVEEKARIVSEVTEHVWPLVEKGTIRPIVDRTMELANASEAHRVMESSAHVGKIVLTR; encoded by the coding sequence ATGCATGCGATCGTGATCACTGAACCCGGGTCGCCCAACGTTCTTTCGTGGACGGAGGTTCCCGATCCGTTCCCCAGCTCCGGTGAGGTCCTCGTCGACATCGCGGCGTCGGCGGTCAACAGAGCGGACATCAACCAGCGCCTTGGTTCGTACCCGCCCCCCAAGGGAGCGCCAGAGTACCCGGGCCTGGAGTGCTCCGGGCGGATCGCGGCTCTCGGCCCCGGCACGGAGACCTCCGGTTGGTCGGTCGGCGACGAGGTCTGTGTCCTGCTCAGCGGCGGGGGTTACGCCGAGCGTGTCGCGGTCCCCGTTGGCCAGCTCCTGCCCGTGCCGCGCGGTGTCTCCCTGGTCGAGGCCGCGGCGCTGCCCGAGGTGGCCTGCACCGTTTGGTCCAACGTGTTCATGGTGGGCGCCCTGCGCTCCGACGAAACACTGCTGGTGCACGGCGGGGGAAGCGGGATCGGCACCTTCGCCATTCAGCTCGCGCACGCACACGGCGCTCGTGTTGTCACGACCGCGGGGAGCGAGGAGAAGCTGGAGCGCTGCCGCGAACTCGGCGCCGACGTCACGATCAACTACCGTGACGAGGATTTCGCCGCACGGGTGAAAGAGGAGACCGGTGGGAACGGCGCCGATGTCATCCTCGACATCATGGGCGGCTCCTACCTCGACACCAATGTCCGCTCGCTGGCCGTCAACGGCAGGCTGGTCATCATCGGGCTGATGGGGGGACGCTCGGCCGAGCTCGATCTCGGCCGGATGCTCGTCAAGCGGCTCTCCGTGCACGCGACCACCCTGCGCGCCAGGCCCGTCGAGGAGAAGGCCCGCATAGTGTCCGAGGTGACCGAGCACGTGTGGCCACTTGTGGAGAAGGGCACGATCCGGCCAATCGTGGATCGCACAATGGAACTGGCGAACGCCTCCGAGGCGCACCGCGTCATGGAGTCGAGTGCACACGTAGGGAAGATCGTGCTTACCCGGTGA